CCGAAAAGTCCATATGATCTTTCATAAAAACATACGGTAAAGGCGCCAATACTTCCGAATATAAGCATAGCTGATATGATTTTAAATTTTCTGTTAAACATTTCTACTTCTGTCTGCCTGGGTGCGAGATGCCCATTATTGGACATTTGCCTATAGCGCTAGATCCTTCTTTCCAGTCATTAAAGTACTCGGACGAAACTTCTTGCGTAAATCGTCAAAAAATGAATACATCAAAGGAACGACCACTAACGTCAGAAGTGTCGAAGTAATCACCCCTCCAATAATGGCATGGGCCATCGGGGCTCGCGATTCAGACCCTTGCCCAAGTCCTAATGCAAGCGGCATCATGCCAAAGATCATAGCTACAGAGGTCATTATAATCGGTCGAAGACGAGTCCGTCCGGCAATCACTAATGCCTCATCCCGCTCTACCCCTTGAGCGCGTTGCTGCTTGGCAAAGTCTATAAGTAAGATCGCATTTTTAGTTACCAATCCCATAAGCATAATGACTCCAATGTTAGCCATCATCCCAAAATCGTCATTGGCCAGGAATAAGGCCATAATCGCACCGATGATTGCCAAGGGAAGTGAAAACATAATGGAAAAAGGATCGATATAGCTTTCAAACTGAGCCGCCAAAATAAAGAAGATAAATAAGACACCCATAACAAGAGCAATTCCCATGGATGTAAAACTCTCTCCCATGAAGGACGACTGACCTCCAGCAACAAACTTATAGCCTGGAGGCAGACCAAGCTCTTGGATAACCGGATTAAATTTCTCCTCAAATTTCCCCAAAGAAAGATTTGCTAAATTTGCGGACAATTGAATCTCTCGTTTGCGGTCCGAACGACTGATCTCACTGGGCGCCGGAGCAAACACCTTGTCTGTCACCTGATCCAAAGAGATCATTGCTTGACCTTCAGGCGTACTGTTTCCCCCAGGGACATAGATCTTGTCGAGACCTGTCAACGTTTTTCTTTGAGCAGGATCAAGCATTAAGCGCACATCATAGTTATGGTCGCCCTCCCGATATTGATTGATGACCGTTCCACTATAAAGGGTATGTAAGGTACTGGCCACCAGTCCGGTTGATACACCCAAATCGGCAGCCGCAGCTGAGCGAATCTTGATATTTTCCTCGGGTTTCCCTGGTTTATAACTACTGCTGACATCGGTTACCCCAGGCATAGTTTCTAGGATTTTCTGCGCTTTCTCAGCATAGGTTTCTAAAACGTCTAAGTCATCACCTTGTAAGCTATACTGGACATCTTTCCCCATCTGCATTAAACCTTTAAGATTGAGAGCAACTTGAATGCCGGAAAGAGCGTTCAATTTAGGTCTGAGATCGGAAATAATCTGAAAGCTAGAGCGTTTTCTAACGGCTTTATTCTTAAGTTGCACATAAATATTGAGCTGATCGTTCTTAATCGTAGAATACGTTTCTAAAACTTCCGGATAGGTACGAATAATATCTTCAATCTGTTTCGTCGCTTGAGCAGCAGCCGGTTCGGTCAAACCTGAGTCTAACGTAGCAACCACGCTGAATTCGCCGGTATCTGCAGTGGGCATAAAACTCACACCTAAAAACGGTATAAGGCCCAGACTACCGAAAAACAAGAGAGTTACAATCAAGGCGGATTTTGTCCTATTTTTAAGAACAATTCCAAGTAACCGAGCATACAAATCTTGCCCAATCTCAAATTGACGGTTAAACCAGTCCAAGAATTTGCCCAAGGGCCCTCGGGCCTTATGTTCCTCTTGTTGTTTTAAATAACGAGAAGAAAATAAGGGAACTAACGTAAACGAAACTAGAAGAGAGACCAAAACTGCTACAACTACAGTAATCCCAAACTGTTTAAAGAATTTACCCGTAATTCCGCTCATCATCCCTAACGGTAAAAATACAGCTACCAAGGTGAAGGTCGTTGCCATGACTGCTAACCCAATTTCTGACGTGGCATCCTTAGCCGCTACCAGCGGTGACTTACCCATCCCTAAATGCCGTTCAATGTTTTCAATGACCACGATGGCATCATCAATCAGTAACCCCACCGATAGAGACAGGGCCATTAAAGACATCATATTCAAGGTATATCCCAAAACCTTCATTGCAAAAAACGTTGAAATAATTGAAGTAGGAATCGCAATGGCACTGATAATGGTCGTCCGCCAATTGCCCATAAATAAAAGCACGGTCAGGATTGCTAGGATTCCCCCCTCAGCGATCGTCTTGATAACGTCGTTCACGGAACCTCGAATGTTGACAGAGTTATCCTTGACAATATCTAAACTGACGCCCTCGGGAAGAGTCTGTTTCAAACCCTCGACAATTTTTCGTACATCGTCGGCGACGATAACCGTGTTACTACCTGACTGTTTGATAATATCTACACCGATTGTAGGTTTGCCCTGAAAAAAGGATATGCTCTCAGGATCTTTTACCCCGCTCATGACTTTGGCGATATCCCTAATGTATAATTGTATACCACCTCGTTTAGCAATCGGAATATTGTTGAAATCCGCCATTTTTTGTATTTTACCACTGGTACGCAATGAAATCTTCCGATCATTGGTCGTAACGTTTCCTGCCGGGGCTTCCAGGTTCTCATAACCCAAGGAATTCATCACTTCTAAGGTGGTAAGATTATAGGCGGCCATTTTATTTTGGTCCAGCTGTATCTGGACTTCTTTAAGCTGCTCGCCAAGCACATTCACTACCCCAACACCATTAATAGATTCTATTTTCTTTCGAATATCGTCATTAACGAGTGTCGTTATTTCTGTTAAGGGCATACTTCCCGAGACTGCCAAAGACATAACAGGTTCTGCAGAAGGATCAAATCGAGAAATCACAGGTTCTTGCGCATCTGTAGGTAGTTTCCCTCGAATCGTGCCGAGTTTATCCCGGACATCCTGAGCTGCAGTTGCCGGTACTGTCTCCAACGTGAACTCGGCAAAAACCAATGCAACCCCTTCTTGAATATGGGAATTAACGTGTTTAACTCCAGACACTTGGCCTATTGCGTCTTCTACTTCGCGGGCAATATTGTTCTCAACTTGCTCTGGCGTAGCACCCGGTTCAACGATAGTGACTGCGACATAGGGGAATTCTACTTCCGGCCATTCGTTGATCCCTAACCCAAAATAGCTGGTAATCCCCAATGCCACTAAGGCTAGAATGGTCACTGTGGCGAGAACCGGCCTTCTTAAACTAAGATCTGCAAGGAACATCGACTCTCCCCCTACTGTGCCACAAGGGCGATCTTATCTTGATCTTTTAACTTGTTCATGTTTGTTACGATAACTTTATCTCCCGGCTTTAATCCCGACTTGATCTCTATTTGGTCTCCTATTGTTGCTCCAGTCTCCACCTGTCTTTTTTTTGCTTGATTTTCCTCGGCAACATAGACATAATAAGCATTCTCTTTCCCACTCAAGGCATATATAGGGATTGCTAAGACATCCACCGGGTTACCTAAGGTAATCCGAGTTTTCACGAACATCCCTGGTTTAAGAATATTGCTATTATTTTCGACCTTAACCCTCGCTTCGAACACTCGAGCTGCTTGATTAGCCACTGGGCTAATCAGCGATACTTCCCCTGATAATATTTTTTTGTCATCATCACTTGGCATAATCTGAACAACCATGCCCTCTTTAACTTGAGGTAGGTCCACCTGCTTAACATTTACCGTAGCATAGACGGACGAAACATCTTCTAAAGTCAATAAAGGAACTCCAGGGGATACCATCTGACCTAGATTTACGGAACGATAAGCAACTACACCTGCCAGCGGAGCAGTAACTACTGTCTCTTTAAGGGATAATTGAGCATTATCTACCGCGACTTGAGCAGAATTAAGATCAGTATGCGCCACGTCTAAAGCCAGTTTTGCTTTATCAACATCGTGTGCCGCCATCGCTCCTCCGGCCAAAAGCTTCTGGTATTGCTCATAATCTGCCTGAACATCGTTCAACCTCAATTGGGCTTTATGTAAATTATCTAGATTGGTGGTTAAGAGGGCCTGATAGTCTTGATCTTCAAGTGCTACTAAAGTGTCTCCCGCATTCACCCATTGACCGTTTTCAACGGTTACCTTACTTACTCGCCCGGTAAGCTTAGAACTCACGCTAACTTTGTTTATCGCTTCGATACTCCCATAAAGTTCAAGTGAGTTTTCCATTTTGACATTGCCAACATTCTTGACCTGAACTGTCTGAACAGGAGTGGACTGAGGTAAATCTTTTTGCTTTGCCAAAACAGCCTGAATTCGGTATCCAAGCAACCCTACCGCCGCAATGATGATCAACGAAACGAAGGTATATTTTAATTCTTTTTTCAATTTCCGCTCCTCCTCTATTCGCCAAAACTGTTAGGGCGCAATTATTCTAATTGGTTAGTTTCAACGGGTTCTGTTAGATTCCTTCTATAAAATTCAAAGATTTCATAATTATGTTCGCGGTACTCCCCCCGTGCCTCTTTTCAAATGGTTATAAAGCTTTATATAGCCTCACTCTCACTTATAGAAAGTTCGCTATTACCCTTACTTGAGGCCGTTTCAATAAATACTCTTGAAATTTCCGGATCAAATTGGATACCGGAATTTTTTTGTAGTTCTTCAAGTGCTACTACTTTTGACAATGCACTACGATAACTTCTTTCACTGGTCATCGCATCATAAGCATCAGCAATGATTCTAGCCTGAAGGGGTATTTCTTCCCCTTTCAACCCTTTTGGGTAACCCATTCTCCCATCCGAAATATCTAAATAACTGTCTGATACAATTGAAGAAATACAAAAAGTAGGGATATTGATCCCTACTTTTTATTTAGTGCCTATCTAATTCCTTCTTAGAATTTGACCACTTCAATTGGATCAAACCCCTTGCTAACCTTAACCTCACCGGAACCAATGTAAAAAATCTCCACAATTGGATTTGAGGCACCTTCATACATCTTTTGAACTTGAGCAGAGACCTTCGCGAAAGCTTTCTCTTTTTCATCTGCATCCGTCAC
The sequence above is a segment of the Desulfosporosinus sp. Sb-LF genome. Coding sequences within it:
- a CDS encoding efflux RND transporter permease subunit codes for the protein MFLADLSLRRPVLATVTILALVALGITSYFGLGINEWPEVEFPYVAVTIVEPGATPEQVENNIAREVEDAIGQVSGVKHVNSHIQEGVALVFAEFTLETVPATAAQDVRDKLGTIRGKLPTDAQEPVISRFDPSAEPVMSLAVSGSMPLTEITTLVNDDIRKKIESINGVGVVNVLGEQLKEVQIQLDQNKMAAYNLTTLEVMNSLGYENLEAPAGNVTTNDRKISLRTSGKIQKMADFNNIPIAKRGGIQLYIRDIAKVMSGVKDPESISFFQGKPTIGVDIIKQSGSNTVIVADDVRKIVEGLKQTLPEGVSLDIVKDNSVNIRGSVNDVIKTIAEGGILAILTVLLFMGNWRTTIISAIAIPTSIISTFFAMKVLGYTLNMMSLMALSLSVGLLIDDAIVVIENIERHLGMGKSPLVAAKDATSEIGLAVMATTFTLVAVFLPLGMMSGITGKFFKQFGITVVVAVLVSLLVSFTLVPLFSSRYLKQQEEHKARGPLGKFLDWFNRQFEIGQDLYARLLGIVLKNRTKSALIVTLLFFGSLGLIPFLGVSFMPTADTGEFSVVATLDSGLTEPAAAQATKQIEDIIRTYPEVLETYSTIKNDQLNIYVQLKNKAVRKRSSFQIISDLRPKLNALSGIQVALNLKGLMQMGKDVQYSLQGDDLDVLETYAEKAQKILETMPGVTDVSSSYKPGKPEENIKIRSAAAADLGVSTGLVASTLHTLYSGTVINQYREGDHNYDVRLMLDPAQRKTLTGLDKIYVPGGNSTPEGQAMISLDQVTDKVFAPAPSEISRSDRKREIQLSANLANLSLGKFEEKFNPVIQELGLPPGYKFVAGGQSSFMGESFTSMGIALVMGVLFIFFILAAQFESYIDPFSIMFSLPLAIIGAIMALFLANDDFGMMANIGVIMLMGLVTKNAILLIDFAKQQRAQGVERDEALVIAGRTRLRPIIMTSVAMIFGMMPLALGLGQGSESRAPMAHAIIGGVITSTLLTLVVVPLMYSFFDDLRKKFRPSTLMTGKKDLAL
- a CDS encoding efflux RND transporter periplasmic adaptor subunit, which encodes MKKELKYTFVSLIIIAAVGLLGYRIQAVLAKQKDLPQSTPVQTVQVKNVGNVKMENSLELYGSIEAINKVSVSSKLTGRVSKVTVENGQWVNAGDTLVALEDQDYQALLTTNLDNLHKAQLRLNDVQADYEQYQKLLAGGAMAAHDVDKAKLALDVAHTDLNSAQVAVDNAQLSLKETVVTAPLAGVVAYRSVNLGQMVSPGVPLLTLEDVSSVYATVNVKQVDLPQVKEGMVVQIMPSDDDKKILSGEVSLISPVANQAARVFEARVKVENNSNILKPGMFVKTRITLGNPVDVLAIPIYALSGKENAYYVYVAEENQAKKRQVETGATIGDQIEIKSGLKPGDKVIVTNMNKLKDQDKIALVAQ